A window of the Cucurbita pepo subsp. pepo cultivar mu-cu-16 chromosome LG01, ASM280686v2, whole genome shotgun sequence genome harbors these coding sequences:
- the LOC111778487 gene encoding cysteine-rich repeat secretory protein 12-like: protein MASFLYLFLLLFISTLPPSMAALTGETSFVYGGCSQSKYTPGSTIESNINSLLTSLLTSSSFTLYTNFTVAGAGDGDTVYGLFQCRGDLKNVACGKCVTHAVAQLGSICLDACGGALQLEGCFVKYDNVSFLGVEDKSMVVKKCGAVMGYDSGGLARRDAVLAYLAAADGGGGYQPFRVGGSGDVQGLAQCVGDLDAVECQDCVATAVGRLKADCAAAGWGDMFLGKCYARFSHGNVRPRAGGGGNDNRNDDVEIEKTIAVIIGLIAGIAFIVVFLAFLSHYCDKQRGGK, encoded by the exons ATGGCTTCATTTCTCtacctcttccttctcctcttCATTTCTACTCTTCCGCCGTCCATGGCGGCCCTCACCGGCGAGACGTCTTTTGTTTACGGTGGCTGTTCTCAGTCAAAATACACACCCGGGTCAACCATTGAGTCAAATATCAACTCCCTCCTCACTTCCCTCctcacctcctcctccttcacACTCTACACTAACTTCACCGTCGCCGGCGCCGGCGACGGCGACACTGTATACGGTCTATTCCAGTGTCGTGGCGATCTCAAAAACGTGGCATGTGGCAAGTGTGTGACTCATGCTGTGGCTCAACTTGGGTCTATCTGCCTGGACGCGTGCGGTGGCGCGTTGCAGCTGGAGGGGTGTTTTGTGAAGTACGACAATGTTAGCTTTTTGGGAGTGGAGGACAAGAGTATGGTGGTGAAGAAGTGTGGGGCGGTGATGGGGTATGATTCCGGTGGGTTGGCTAGAAGGGATGCGGTTTTGGCGTATTTGGCGGCGGCTGATGGCGGCGGTGGGTATCAGCCGTTTAGAGTTGGTGGGTCCGGAGATGTTCAAGGATTGGCGCAGTGCGTTGGGGATTTGGATGCGGTGGAGTGCCAGGATTGTGTTGCGACGGCGGTGGGCCGGCTTAAGGCGGACTGTGCGGCGGCCGGGTGGGGTGATATGTTCTTGGGGAAGTGCTATGCTCGATTCTCCCATGGCAATGTCCGCCCCCGCGCTGGCGGCGGTGGAAATg ATAATCGAAACGATGACGTTGAGATAGAGAAGACTATTGCAGTAATAATTGGACTCATTGCTGGAATTGCCTTCATCGTTGTCTTCCTCGCTTTCCTAAGCCATTATTGTGACAAACAAAGAG
- the LOC111778559 gene encoding probable peroxygenase 4: MTELSTLSSSLSGEGNNVLQKHVAFFDRNKDGVVYPWETFKGFRAIGANFLLSAVAAVFINVGLSSKTRPGKFPNLMFPIEIKNIQLAKHGSDSGVYDQQGRFVATKFEEIFRKHALTYPDALTEEEVKGLLKANREPKDYGGWVGAWAEWTILYSLCKDENGLLQKQTVKAVYDGSLFEDMEKERASKNKK, translated from the exons ATGACTGAACTCTCGACTCTGTCATCGAGCCTCAGCGGAGAAG GGAACAACGTGCTGCAGAAACACGTGGCGTTCTTCGATAGGAACAAAGATGGGGTGGTTTATCCATGGGAGACCTTCAAGGGCTTCCGAGCAATTGGCGCCAATTTCTTATTGTCCGCCGTCGCCGCCGTTTTTATTAACGTTGGACTCAGCTCTAAAACCCGACCG GGgaaatttccaaatttgatGTTCCCAATTGAGATAAAGAACATCCAACTTGCCAAACATGGAAGTGATTCTGGCGTATATGATCAACAGGGAAG ATTTGTTGCTacgaaatttgaagaaatatttcgGAAGCATGCTCTAACCTACCCGGATGCCTTGACGGAAGAAGAGGTGAAAGGCTTGCTAAAGGCGAATAGAGAACCCAAAGACTACGGTGGATG GGTTGGTGCATGGGCAGAATGGACAATTCTGTACAGTCTTTGCAAAGATGAGAATGGCTTGCTTCAGAAGCAAACTGTGAAGGCTGTTTATGATGGAAGCTTATTTGAAGATatggagaaagagagagcatcaaaaaacaagaaatga